The following are encoded in a window of Physeter macrocephalus isolate SW-GA chromosome 9, ASM283717v5, whole genome shotgun sequence genomic DNA:
- the LOC102978992 gene encoding 60S ribosomal protein L35-like: MAKIKARDLRGKKKEELLKQLEDLKVELSQLCVAKVTGGAASKLSKIRVVRKSIARVLTVINQTQKENLRKFYKGKKYKPLDLRPKKMRAMRRQLNKHEENLKTKKQQRKERLYPLRKYAVKA; this comes from the coding sequence ATGGCCAAGATTAAGGCTCGAGACCTTCGCGGCAAGAAGAAGGAGGAGCTGCTGAAACAGCTGGAGGACCTGAAAGTGGAGCTGTCCCAGCTATGCGTGGCTAAAGTAACAGGCGGCGCGGCTTCCAAACTCTCCAAGATCCGAGTTGTTCGCAAATCCATCGCCCGTGTACTCACCGTCATTAACCAGACTCAGAAAGAGAACCTCAGGAAATTCTATAAGGGCAAGAAGTACAAGCCCCTGGATCTGCGGCCCAAGAAAATGCGTGCCATGCGCCGCCAGCTCAACAAACACGAAGAGAACCTGAAGACCAAGAAGCAGCAGCGGAAGGAGCGGCTGTACCCACTCCGGAAGTACGCGGTCAAGGCCTGA